A genomic segment from Candidatus Latescibacterota bacterium encodes:
- the wecB gene encoding UDP-N-acetylglucosamine 2-epimerase (non-hydrolyzing) encodes MRAVLVVGARPNFMKVAPLMREFAKRGNVETLLVHTGQHYDENMSKVFFHDLELPEPDIYLGVGSGSHAEQTAKVMVAFEIIVEKQRPDIIIVVGDVNSTLACSIVGAKLHVPVAHVESGLRSFDLDMPEEINRMVTDILSSYCFTTSPEAETNLLKEGVGKEKIFFAGNIMIDSLHYLSEKADRSSILKELSLPENNYILVTLHRPSNVDDPEE; translated from the coding sequence ATGAGAGCAGTCCTTGTGGTCGGCGCGCGCCCGAATTTCATGAAAGTCGCTCCCCTTATGCGTGAGTTCGCGAAGCGGGGGAATGTTGAGACATTGCTGGTGCATACCGGGCAGCATTATGACGAGAACATGTCAAAAGTGTTCTTCCACGATCTGGAACTGCCCGAGCCTGACATATATCTCGGAGTGGGTTCCGGCAGCCATGCCGAACAGACGGCAAAAGTGATGGTAGCTTTCGAGATCATCGTCGAAAAACAGAGACCAGACATCATCATCGTCGTGGGAGACGTCAATTCCACACTGGCCTGTTCGATAGTGGGGGCCAAGCTTCATGTCCCAGTGGCGCATGTCGAATCAGGACTTAGGAGTTTTGATCTCGACATGCCTGAAGAGATAAACAGGATGGTGACCGACATCCTCTCATCCTACTGTTTTACTACTTCACCGGAAGCCGAGACGAATCTCCTGAAGGAGGGTGTGGGGAAGGAAAAGATCTTTTTTGCAGGCAACATAATGATAGATTCGCTTCACTATCTCTCAGAAAAGGCCGACAGGTCGTCCATCCTGAAAGAACTGTCTCTCCCGGAGAACAATTATATCCTGGTCACTCTTCACAGGCCTTCGAACGTCGACGATCCGGAGGAAC
- the rfbB gene encoding dTDP-glucose 4,6-dehydratase, which yields MKKILVTGGAGFIGSNFARMLMNRKAKRKVVVLDKLTYAGNLDNLADLSGMDGFEFVKGDICNGRLLDELMSGTDIIYNFAAETHVDRSILEAGSFVKTDVVGTYTLLQMALKHKVRRFVQISTDEVYGSIEKGKFRESDPMRPNSPYSASKAGADMLVRSFHRTFGLPVIITRSSNNFGPFQHPEKFIPLFTTNALEGKPMPLYGDGKNVRDWIYVEDNCRAIELVGRKGKVGEVYNIGAGDEKKNIFIAKKIVSLSGADKDLLTLVSDRPGHDRRYAVDTRKIKLLGWKKKVPFNEGMLMTIDWYRDNEDWWRKIKEGSFKKYYRKMYKDRIEGGKARK from the coding sequence ATGAAGAAGATCCTGGTAACGGGCGGAGCCGGTTTCATCGGTTCCAATTTCGCCAGAATGCTGATGAATAGGAAGGCCAAACGCAAGGTAGTCGTCCTCGACAAGCTGACTTATGCAGGCAACCTGGATAATCTCGCAGACCTTTCCGGAATGGACGGGTTCGAGTTTGTGAAGGGGGATATATGTAACGGCAGACTCCTTGACGAGCTAATGTCCGGGACCGATATCATATACAACTTCGCGGCAGAGACTCATGTGGACAGATCGATCCTCGAAGCTGGAAGCTTCGTCAAGACCGACGTCGTAGGCACTTACACCCTTCTTCAGATGGCGCTGAAACACAAGGTCCGCAGGTTCGTTCAGATATCTACAGACGAGGTCTACGGCAGCATAGAAAAGGGGAAGTTCAGGGAGAGCGATCCGATGAGGCCGAACAGTCCCTACTCTGCCAGCAAGGCCGGAGCAGATATGCTCGTCAGGTCATTCCATCGTACGTTCGGACTGCCCGTGATCATAACGAGGAGTTCCAACAACTTCGGTCCATTCCAGCATCCGGAGAAGTTCATACCTCTCTTCACGACGAACGCGCTTGAGGGAAAACCGATGCCTCTGTACGGAGACGGGAAGAACGTCCGAGACTGGATCTATGTGGAGGATAACTGCAGGGCGATAGAACTCGTCGGGCGGAAGGGTAAAGTAGGCGAAGTCTACAATATCGGGGCGGGGGACGAGAAAAAGAATATTTTCATCGCAAAAAAGATCGTCAGCCTTTCAGGAGCCGACAAAGACCTGCTAACACTTGTTTCAGACCGACCGGGGCACGACAGGCGTTATGCCGTCGATACAAGGAAGATCAAGTTGCTGGGCTGGAAGAAGAAGGTGCCTTTCAACGAAGGTATGCTCATGACGATCGACTGGTACAGGGACAACGAAGACTGGTGGAGAAAGATCAAGGAAGGCAGCTTTAAAAAATATTACAGAAAGATGTACAAAGACAGAATCGAAGGTGGAAAGGCCAGGAAATGA